A part of Aminivibrio pyruvatiphilus genomic DNA contains:
- a CDS encoding OadG family protein produces the protein MNPIHEQIEGVGGAITMSIIAFSVVFLVLGGLSGIIYGIKYMASALERKKSGGSGTAPAPAAPAPAVHAAPVAAAGTDKGRLLAVISAAVAAVEGPGARITSVRPCGAVAVAPRGGLEWKRVGIIETLGGLSRDWK, from the coding sequence ATGAACCCCATCCATGAACAGATCGAAGGAGTAGGCGGCGCCATCACCATGAGCATCATCGCCTTCAGCGTCGTCTTCCTCGTCCTTGGAGGCCTCAGCGGCATCATCTACGGCATCAAGTACATGGCCTCCGCCCTGGAGCGGAAGAAGAGCGGAGGAAGCGGAACAGCGCCGGCGCCCGCGGCCCCGGCCCCGGCAGTCCATGCCGCCCCTGTGGCTGCAGCCGGAACGGACAAAGGCCGGCTGCTCGCCGTCATCAGCGCCGCGGTAGCCGCCGTCGAAGGCCCCGGAGCCCGCATCACCTCCGTGCGCCCCTGCGGAGCCGTCGCCGTCGCCCCCCGGGGCGGCCTTGAATGGAAAAGGGTAGGCATCATCGAAACCCTCGGCGGCCTCAGCCGGGACTGGAAATAA